One segment of Aquimarina sp. BL5 DNA contains the following:
- a CDS encoding flotillin family protein → MTGILPFIGIGIGLILFLIIVYFAIIAMFYKKIPQGQALVRTGFKGTQVATDKGLYVVPVFHKVEIMDISVKKIQIERLGGDGLVCKDNMRADIKVAFFVRVNSDVDSIKKVAQTIGCERASEVSTLEELFEAKFSEALKTVGKKFQFTELYEARREFRDEIVNIIGTDLNGYTLEDCAIDYLEQTPVSFLKMDNILDAEGIKKITELTAAQNMKANLIKRDEEKVIRKQDVEAREAILELDKQLAEKEEQQRREISNIKAREEAEILKVSEEERLKSETARISTEEKVKVAEENMQRQIIVAEKNKQRTDAVETERVEKDRMLEATERERIVTLAQIEKEKVVEVEKKNIQDVIRDRVTLEKGVVEEQENMKDIEAFKTADREKQVKITIAEANAEEALISTIKAAEAQKEAAKQKAEEINIEALAHKEASEKEAAARKTLAEAQAKEEATIGMSEAQVMHAKAEAHERQGIVEASIIEKKAKAEAAGISAKAEALKEEGVAEAEVIKEKALAKAIGDKEIALAEAVGIEEKAEAMKKLDGVGKEHEEFKLRLDKELQVDLAEINIQKEIAYAQADVIGEALKAANIDIVGGETMFFDQIIGQVTKAKGFDRLVKHSDTVKDVKDAILGSDDVKGNLLEKVKEFATKYGVSSEDIKNLTIANILMDLKQKSTSQDENDLFSNLFNLAKGLGLSDKKLK, encoded by the coding sequence ATGACAGGCATTTTACCATTTATTGGCATCGGGATAGGCTTGATTCTATTCTTAATCATTGTATACTTTGCGATCATCGCAATGTTCTACAAAAAAATACCCCAAGGACAAGCACTTGTAAGAACAGGATTCAAGGGTACACAAGTAGCAACAGACAAAGGATTATATGTTGTTCCTGTATTTCACAAAGTAGAAATCATGGACATATCTGTTAAGAAAATTCAAATCGAACGTTTAGGAGGTGATGGATTAGTATGTAAAGACAATATGAGAGCAGACATTAAGGTTGCCTTCTTCGTTAGAGTAAACAGTGATGTAGATTCTATCAAAAAAGTAGCGCAGACTATTGGTTGTGAAAGAGCTTCAGAAGTATCAACATTAGAAGAATTATTTGAAGCTAAATTTTCTGAAGCTTTAAAAACTGTTGGAAAGAAATTTCAGTTTACTGAGTTATATGAGGCAAGACGTGAATTCAGAGATGAAATAGTGAATATCATAGGTACAGATCTTAATGGATACACGCTGGAAGATTGTGCTATTGACTACTTAGAACAAACACCCGTTTCATTTTTGAAAATGGATAATATATTAGATGCAGAAGGTATCAAAAAGATTACTGAATTAACCGCTGCTCAAAATATGAAAGCTAACCTTATTAAACGTGATGAGGAAAAGGTAATTCGCAAGCAGGATGTAGAAGCACGTGAAGCCATTTTAGAATTAGATAAGCAATTAGCAGAAAAAGAAGAGCAACAAAGACGTGAGATTTCGAATATCAAAGCCCGGGAAGAAGCAGAAATACTAAAAGTATCTGAAGAAGAAAGACTAAAATCTGAAACAGCTCGTATCTCTACAGAAGAAAAAGTAAAAGTTGCTGAAGAAAATATGCAACGTCAGATCATTGTTGCTGAGAAAAATAAGCAACGTACCGATGCTGTAGAAACAGAAAGAGTAGAAAAAGACAGAATGTTAGAAGCTACAGAACGTGAACGTATCGTAACCCTTGCTCAGATAGAAAAAGAAAAAGTAGTAGAGGTTGAGAAGAAAAACATCCAGGATGTAATTCGTGATCGTGTTACGCTAGAAAAAGGTGTGGTAGAAGAGCAAGAAAATATGAAAGATATTGAAGCTTTTAAAACTGCGGATCGTGAGAAACAAGTAAAAATTACAATTGCCGAAGCAAATGCAGAAGAAGCATTAATTTCTACCATAAAAGCTGCCGAAGCTCAAAAAGAGGCTGCTAAACAAAAAGCGGAAGAAATTAATATCGAAGCATTAGCACATAAAGAAGCTAGCGAAAAAGAAGCAGCTGCAAGAAAAACATTAGCAGAAGCACAAGCAAAAGAAGAAGCTACTATTGGTATGTCTGAGGCTCAGGTAATGCACGCAAAAGCAGAGGCACACGAACGTCAAGGAATTGTAGAAGCATCAATTATTGAGAAAAAAGCGAAAGCAGAAGCTGCTGGTATTTCTGCAAAAGCAGAAGCCTTAAAAGAAGAAGGTGTTGCAGAAGCTGAAGTAATTAAAGAAAAAGCACTTGCCAAAGCAATTGGAGATAAAGAAATTGCATTAGCAGAAGCTGTTGGAATCGAAGAGAAAGCGGAAGCGATGAAAAAACTGGATGGTGTAGGAAAAGAACACGAAGAATTCAAGTTACGATTAGATAAAGAATTACAAGTAGACTTAGCCGAAATCAATATCCAAAAAGAAATTGCATATGCTCAGGCAGATGTGATTGGAGAAGCATTAAAAGCTGCTAACATTGATATCGTTGGTGGAGAAACCATGTTCTTTGATCAAATTATTGGACAAGTAACCAAAGCAAAAGGATTTGACAGACTTGTTAAACATTCGGATACTGTAAAAGACGTAAAAGATGCAATTTTAGGAAGCGATGATGTAAAAGGAAATCTTTTAGAGAAAGTAAAAGAATTTGCTACTAAATACGGAGTCTCTTCAGAGGATATAAAAAATCTTACAATAGCCAATATCTTAATGGATCTAAAACAGAAATCAACGAGTCAAGATGAAAATGATCTCTTTAGCAATCTGTTTAATCTGGCAAAAGGATTAGGATTATCTGATAAGAAATTGAAATAA
- a CDS encoding lipopolysaccharide assembly protein LapB, with amino-acid sequence MSIKKGFIYLIFVSIILFVIDGVMSKKELHKGMIINKKHLNNTGRSGGSSTGETPFAPIPEQKNDPKGFSFTITGNSNQKVHVVPKREMYNKASLGDSITYIQYKGLLTNILWNTIPHELEKHPNNENYLKIQQEKKITNPLNKNALLLHSKIKKIYQQSDKDLSKGIEYADSLIQNDEFLSKQNKITNIQAIIGEILYDNNQIDLALERFLLVKKQERKHLKNDANIAGCYIKKGEYKKALELLTDASNINKDFKWLIGNYYEVIESKPNAIIMYKELYDSDNKAYFYCKKRIKALQNSETKMYKELIYLKRRERTIMLRNSLGGFEIKKVKY; translated from the coding sequence ATGTCTATAAAGAAAGGGTTTATTTATTTAATTTTTGTATCAATAATTTTATTTGTTATTGACGGAGTGATGTCGAAAAAAGAGCTTCATAAAGGAATGATTATTAACAAAAAACACTTAAACAACACAGGGCGTTCTGGTGGAAGTAGTACTGGAGAAACCCCTTTCGCTCCTATACCAGAACAGAAAAATGATCCCAAAGGATTTTCTTTTACAATAACAGGAAATTCAAATCAAAAGGTTCACGTAGTTCCTAAAAGAGAAATGTATAACAAAGCTTCGTTAGGTGATTCTATAACTTATATCCAATACAAAGGATTGTTGACAAACATTTTGTGGAATACAATTCCGCATGAGCTGGAAAAACACCCTAATAATGAAAATTATCTCAAGATTCAACAAGAAAAAAAAATAACTAATCCTTTAAATAAAAATGCTTTGCTGTTACATTCAAAAATCAAAAAAATCTATCAGCAATCAGATAAAGATCTCTCCAAGGGTATTGAATATGCTGATTCACTAATTCAAAATGATGAGTTCTTATCTAAACAGAATAAAATAACTAACATACAAGCTATCATAGGGGAAATTCTTTATGACAATAATCAAATAGATCTGGCTTTAGAAAGATTTCTTTTGGTTAAAAAGCAAGAACGTAAACATCTTAAAAACGACGCAAATATTGCAGGATGCTATATAAAAAAAGGAGAATACAAAAAAGCTTTAGAATTACTTACTGATGCATCGAACATAAATAAAGATTTTAAATGGTTGATTGGAAATTATTATGAAGTAATTGAAAGCAAACCAAATGCAATAATAATGTATAAAGAATTATATGATTCTGATAACAAAGCCTATTTTTATTGTAAAAAAAGAATAAAAGCACTTCAAAATTCTGAAACGAAAATGTACAAAGAACTAATCTATTTAAAGAGAAGAGAGCGTACCATAATGCTTAGAAACAGTTTAGGTGGATTTGAAATTAAGAAAGTTAAATATTAA